The following proteins are co-located in the Manihot esculenta cultivar AM560-2 chromosome 7, M.esculenta_v8, whole genome shotgun sequence genome:
- the LOC110619697 gene encoding V-type proton ATPase subunit D has translation MSGQTQRLNVVPTVTMLAVVKARLIGATRGHALLKKKSDALTVQFRQILKKIVSTKESMGDVMKASSFALTEAKYVAGDNIKHVVLENVQNASIKVRSRQENVAGVKLPKFEHFSEGETKNDLTGLARGGQQVQACRVAYVKAIELLVELASLQTSFLTLDEAIKTTNRRVNALENVVKPRLENTISYIKGELDELEREDFFRLKKIQGYKKREIEKQLAAARQFSEEQFAEKVSLQKGISLKSAHNLLSATTEKDEDIIF, from the coding sequence ATGTCAGGACAAACCCAGCGCTTAAATGTAGTTCCGACTGTTACTATGCTTGCTGTTGTTAAAGCTCGCCTTATTGGTGCTACACGAGGTCATGCTTTGCTGAAGAAGAAGAGTGATGCTTTAACTGTGCAGTTTCGTCAAATTCTTAAGAAGATTGTCAGTACAAAAGAATCAATGGGAGATGTTATGAAAGCCTCTTCATTTGCGCTGACTGAAGCAAAGTATGTTGCTGGTGACAACATCAAGCATGTTGTCCTTGAGAACGTCCAAAATGCATCTATTAAGGTTCGATCCCGGCAAGAGAATGTTGCTGGTGTGAAGCTTCCCAAGTTCGAGCATTTCTCAGAGGGTGAGACTAAGAATGACCTCACAGGATTGGCCAGAGGTGGTCAACAGGTCCAGGCCTGCCGTGTTGCATATGTCAAAGCAATTGAGCTTCTTGTTGAGCTTGCTTCGCTTCAAACATCATTTTTGACACTCGATGAGGCAATCAAGACCACTAATCGGAGGGTCAATGCATTGGAGAACGTTGTGAAGCCAAGATTGGAAAATACTATTAGTTACATAAAGGGGGAGTTGGATGAGCTCGAAAGGGAAGATTTCTTCAGATTAAAAAAGATACAAGGTTATAAAAAGAGGGAAATTGAGAAACAACTTGCTGCTGCCAGGCAGTTTTCAGAGGAACAGTTTGCAGAGAAAGTTTCTCT